One genomic segment of Centroberyx gerrardi isolate f3 chromosome 4, fCenGer3.hap1.cur.20231027, whole genome shotgun sequence includes these proteins:
- the LOC139916825 gene encoding G1/S-specific cyclin-D1-like, producing the protein MEPQLLCCEVDRPTVRRAYRDCNLLTDRVLHALLRAEDNYLPATNYFKCVQKEIAPYMRRIVSTWMLEVCEEQKCEEDVFPLAMNYLDRFLSVEPTKKNHLQLLGAACMFLASKMKETIPLTAEKLCIYTDNSIAPAQLLQMELLVLNKLKWDLASVTPLDFIDHFLSQLPIRRENRPILRKHAQTFVALCATDVKFIANPPSMVAAGSMVAAVEGLQMRMAGNALTSQKLTERLAQIIRSDPDCLRACQEQIESLLETSLRQAQQQQQQQLHSVTMETKNMGEEQDLSATPTDVRDVNI; encoded by the exons ATGGAGCCCCAGTTGCTGTGCTGTGAGGTGGATAGGCCTACCGTCCGGAGGGCCTACCGGGACTGCAACCTGTTGACTGACCGAGTTCTGCACGCTCTACTGCGGGCAGAGGACAACTACCTGCCCGCTACCAACTACTTCAAATGCGTCCAGAAAGAAATAGCTCCGTACATGAGGAGGATAGTCTCTACCTGGATGTTGGAG GTATGTGAGGAGCAGAAGTGCGAGGAGGACGTTTTCCCTCTGGCTATGAACTACTTGGACCGGTTCCTGTCGGTGGAACCTACCAAGAAAAACCACCTCCAGTTACTGGGAGCCGCCTGTATGTTCCTGGCATCCAAGATGAAGGAAACCATCCCACTCACTGCTGAGAAGCTCTGCATCTACACAGACAACTCCATCGCACCAGCTCAGCTACTG CAAATGGAGCTGCTGGTTTTGAACAAGCTGAAGTGGGACCTCGCCTCGGTGACGCCTCTGGACTTCATCGACCACTTCCTGTCTCAGCTGCCAATCAGGAGAGAGAACAGGCCGATACTCAGGAAGCACGCTCAGACCTTTGTGGCGCTGTGTGCTACAG ACGTTAAATTCATAGCCAACCCTCCATCCATGGTCGCGGCGGGCAGCATGGTGGCAGCGGTGGAGGGCTTACAGATGAGAATGGCGGGCAACGCGTTGACGTCTCAGAAACTGACGGAGCGGCTGGCGCAGATCATCAGAAGTGACCCG gaCTGCCTCAGGGCGTGTCAGGAACAAATCGAGTCGCTGTTGGAAACCAGCCTCCGACAggcacagcagcaacagcagcagcagttgcaCTCGGTTACCATGGAAACTAAGAACATGGGGGAGGAGCAGGACCTCTCGGCCACGCCCACCGACGTCCGGGACGTCAACATCTGA
- the LOC139916837 gene encoding C-signal-like translates to MSVKLGGNILVTGTNRGIGLELVKHLVENAGEQDHIYACCREPEGAGATALRELANQHPLQITVVQLDTSDEASISAAVQTVGERVGAGGLNLLINNAAINRPASPATLSRTSKTDMMQVYETNVVGPFLLAKMFLPHLQRAAECGSPPKDKGDRMSCRRSAIINISTLISSIEKCPETFYAARMYPYRTSKAALNMLTRCLAEDFRKHNILVTAVHPGWVLTDMGGKEAPLTPRDSVVGMLGMMSSLGDKDSGILLDWEGNRIPW, encoded by the exons ATGTCAGTGAAATTGGGAGGCAACATTCTGGTGACTGGGACCAACAGAGGGATTGGTTTGGAGCTGGTGAAACACCTGGTGGAGAATGCGGGAGAGCAGGATCATATCTACGCCTGCTGCAGGGAACCAGAGGGAGCGGGGGCTACG GCGCTGAGAGAGCTGGCCAATCAGCATCCTTTACAGATCACTGTGGTCCAACTAG ACACATCAGACGAGGCCAGTATCTCGGCTGCCGTGCAGACAGTGGGCGAGCGGGTCGGGGCTGGTGGTTTGAATCTCCTCATCAACAATGCTGCTATTAACAGACCAGCCTCACCGGCAACGCTATCTCGCAccagcaaaacagacatgatGCAGGTGTACGAGACCAACGTGGTCGGACCATTTCTCCTGGCAAAG aTGTTTCTTCCACACCTCCAGAGGGCGGCAGAGTGCGGGTCACCTCCAAAGGACAAAG GTGATCGTATGTCCTGTCGGAGGTCGGCCATCATCAACATCTCCACTCTGATCTCCTCCATAGAGAAATGTCCAGAGACCTTCTACGCTGCACGGATGTACCCGTATAGGACCAGCAAG GCGGCGCTGAACATGCTGACTCGCTGTCTGGCCGAGGACTTCAGGAAGCACAACATACTGGTCACCGCCGTCCACCCCGGATGGGTTCTCACCGATATGGGGGGGAAAGAG GCTCCTTTGACCCCTCGGGACAGCGTAGTGGGCATGCTCGGTATGATGTCATCACTCGGCGACAAAGATAGCGGGATCCTGCTGGACTGGGAGGGCAACCGGATCCCCTGGTAG